Proteins encoded in a region of the Dreissena polymorpha isolate Duluth1 chromosome 6, UMN_Dpol_1.0, whole genome shotgun sequence genome:
- the LOC127834867 gene encoding uncharacterized protein LOC127834867 yields MLSSTGKKISEQSTSAVNVVVIVPTTCVSVVGEHVDVVVMKEHETKYFTCETSARKPVTTFQWYKDNRTLDKITDDIPFYPSSFNTTIIVDSSVRSVLNYKAARHDHSVSIYCTANNVGAVSVSETKIKLIISSRVPYTPEEPDSNDSTDELDSGILTALAVLLCMLHGM; encoded by the exons ATGCTATCATCAACGGGTAAAAAAATTTCCGAGCAGAGCACATCAGCAGTTAACGTTGTTGTAATTG TTCCAACTACGTGTGTGTCGGTTGTCGGTGAACACGTGGACGTCGTTGTGATGAAAGAGCacgaaacaaaatattttacgtgTGAGACCTCTGCCCGAAAACCAGTGACAACTTTTCAGTGGTATAAGGACAATCGTACACTAGACAAAATTACAGATGACATACCGTTTTATCCGTCGAGCTTTAATACCACGATTATTGTGGATTCGTCCGTTAGGAGCGTCCTAAATTACAAAGCAGCACGTCATGATCATAGTGTGAGCATATATTGCACAGCGAACAATGTTGGAGCAGTTTCGGTATCAGAGACAAAAATAAAGTTGATCATATCAT CTCGTGTTCCGTATACACCAGAAGAGCCTGATTCAAACGATTCAACCGACGAACTAGACAGTGGTATTTTGACGGCCTTGGCAGTCTTACTGTGTATGCTGCATGGTATGTAA